The segment GGTTGATATATTGACAAAGAAAGCGCTATCATGTAGAATGTATGTGTATATTATATTAATAACAAAAGATAAAAAGGAGGCAGACGATGAGAGCTTACTCTAAGGAATTATTTTCTAAGAAGAATAGATATTCAATTAGAAAATTGACAGTAGGTGCGGCGTCAGTTATCGTAGGAATTTCTCTATTTTCAGGTGGAACAGTATTGGCAGAGGGAACAGCGCTTGCCGATACTCCTGTTGAGACGATAGAAAACAACGATGTTAGCAATACAAATGAAGGAGTTGTAGATCAAGATAGCTCCCAAACAGACGAGGTAGTTGCTACGGATATAGAAGCAGTACGGACGGAATTGAATTTTGCCCAGTCAGAATCTCAAGAAGTCGCTGCGGAATGGACGCCAACTTCTACACCGGCTGGTACAGTTGAGGTGGTTGAAGAAGAAGGAATTCGTTACAACCGCTTGTCCTCTGTTGCAGGTCAGGACAATTCGACAAATATTGGAACATTTGAAAATTCTGACTTGAAGATGAATGCAGATGGCAGTGCGGAGGTATCATTGTCATTTGTAGAACGTTCTGAGCCAGAAAAGGCTCGATTTGGTGTTTATCTCAATCATACTGATCAAAATAAACATGTCCTAGTTGGATATGATAAAGGTGGTTGGTTCTGGGAGTACAAGTCTCCAAGCGGAAGCACATGGTACCAAGGGCAACGGGTACCTGCTCCTGAAAGAAATGTTCTCTATGAATTAAGTGTTAACCTGACATCTACTGGGGAAATTTCTGCATCTATTATTTCAGATTCCATGACTGAAGCTCAGGAATTATTTGCTGCCAAGCAAATTCCTGAAGCAGCTTGGAATGACTTGAAGAATACACGCTCAGCAAAATTAAAAGTAACTAGCCGTGATGCTGACCGTACAGTGGTAGATATTGTTGCTAAAAACCAAGAAGGAGTTTCAGAAACTGCTAGCCAGCCAATAACGAATGCCACAACTGGTACAGGGACACCTATAACACCTACTGCTCCAACTACACCAACCCCAGTAGCAACTGAAAATACAGCTCCTACAACCATTGGACCAGACTGGCGTCCAGCATCGACTGTTCAAGGAACAGTTGGTGTCGTAGAAGTAAATGGTGTTCGCTATAATGCCCTTGCTTCTACTACATCTAATAACAATTCTGAGAATGTAGCCTTGTTTGTTAAAGAAGGTTTGACAGTAGATGCTTCGGACAACGCCAACCTTGCAGTGACCTTTGTGGAAAATTCAGAAGCTGGTCATGGTCGTTTTGGTGTCTATTTGAAACACAGGGATGAACGCAACCATATCTTTGTCGGCTATGACAACGGTGGATGGTTCTGGGAGTACAAGGTAAATGGTCAAGGCAATTATCTCAGCAATCGCAGTGTTCAAGCACCAACTAAGGGAAGCACCAACCGCCTAGAGATTTCTTATAAGTCAGACGGACAATTAAATGCGACTGTCAATGGTCAGAACTTATTTGATACCTATACAGTCGGAACAGAAGTTCGTCAAGCCTTGGCAAATGACAAGCGCATTGCCTTGAAATTGGGTACCTATGGCCAACAACTAACCAAGGTTAACGTGGTTGCAGACAACCAAGACGGCGTCAAACCAGTTGAGACAACAACAGAAGATGCAATTGTACTAAATGATAGCAATGTTTCCTACGAGACCCTTGCTTCAGATGTTCTTACTGCTAAGATTGACCGTGCCTTCCCACGTGTTAGAGAATATACTTTCAACGGGAACAAGGTATTTGGACAGGTTCATTCCCTCAATTCACTACGCATCAACAATGTGAAAGTGACGCCAACCGTTACCTATAACAAAGTTGACGACAAGACCGCTCACTATGTTTTGGATGTTGTGGATGAAGCTAACAAAATCAACGCTTCTATCAAAGTTCAAATCAAGGTAGAAGGTAAAGAACTTCACTTTGATGTTTTGGAAGTTAATAACCGCAACCAAGTGACCTATGGAGCAGAGATTGATGATGTTGCCAAGTTGATCCAAACCATTGCTTTTGATGAAAATAATTTGGTTTCAGTCGCTAGCCATCAAACCGATGCAAAATTTGATGGAAGCCGCATGTCGACCCACACCCATCGTACAGGTGATGAGCATATTCAATTGCAAGATGGTGTGAATTACCAACGTCAAGGGTACATGTATGGCTTTGTTTCAACAGATCAATTTGCGGCAGCAGTTTGGAGTAATTCACAAAATAGCTATGGTGGTGGTGCAAGTGACTTTACACGCTTGACAACAAATAGCCACCGATATACTGTTGATGGTGAAACTGGTGTTCATCTAGGAATTGCTTCCTCTCCATGGAGATGGGAGGGAGCCCACAACGGTGTCGTTTATCCGGAATATACTCTCGAATTGCCAAGTGCAAAAGTAGTTTTTGCAGCTGATGCAAACAATGATAATAAGGTAGACTGGCAAGATGGGGCTATAGCTTACCGTGATATCATGAACAATCCAAAAGGGCATGAATATGTACCGGAACTGGTAGCTTACCGTATTGCCATGAACTTTGGATCACAGGCTCAAAACCCATTCTTGATGACCTTGGATGGTATTAAGAAAATTGCCCTTCATACAGATGGCTTGGGACAAAGTATCCTCTTGAAAGGTTATGGTAGTGAAGGTCATGACTCTGGACACTTGAATTATGCAGATATTGGTAAACGTATCGGTGGTACAGAAGACTTCAAGACCTTGATTGAAAAATCACAACCATATGGTGCAAAACTAGGTATTCACGTCAATGCATCTGAAACCTATCCAGAATCCCAATACTTCTCTGAAGAGATTCTTCGTCGTCAGGCAAATGGTGACTACGCCTATGGTTGGAACTGGATTGATCAAGGTATCAACATCAGTGGTCATTATGATTTGGCCCACAACCGTTTGAAACGTTGGGAAGATTTGAAGAAAGAACTGGGTGACGGATTAGACTTTATCTATGTCGATGTGTGGGGTAATGGTCAGTCTGGTGGCGAAAATGCTTGGGAAACTCATGTTCTTGCCAAAGAAATCAATATGCAAGGTTGGAGAAATGCCTTTGAATGGGGTTATGCAGGTGAGTATGACTCGACCTTCCAGCACTGGGCAGCAGATTTGACCTACGGTGGCTACACTCTGAAAGGTATCAACTCTAATATCGCCCGCTTCATCCGTAACCACCAAAAAGATTCATGGGTTGGTGACTATCCTGCATATGGTGGTGCTGCAAACTATCCACTGCTTGGCGGCTACGATATGAAAGATTTCGAAGGATGGCAAGGACGTAGTGACTATAATGGTTACATTACCAACTTGTTTGCCAACAACCTGATGACCAAGTATATCCAACACTTCCAAGTAACCAACTGGAAGAATGGTGACCCTGTTCGTATGAGGGACAACGGTGAGACTTACACTTGGGTACCAGAGATGGAAATCACCTTGAAGGATAAGGCTAACAATACACTTGTATTAACTCGTAAATCCAACGATGTCAAGAATGAAGGCTATCGCCAACGTACAGTAACCTTGAATGGTCGTAAGATTCAGGATGGCGCAGCATACTTAGTGCCTTGGAACTGGGATGCGAATGGTAATGACCTGACTAGTGACAAACACAAAATGTACTACTTCAACGAAGAAGCAGGTGCTACAACCTGGACCCTCCCATCAGATTGGACTGGTAATAAGGTTTACCTCTACAAACTTACTGAGCTAGGTAAGACAGATGTTCAAGAATTGGCAGTAACCAATGGTCAAATTACCATTCAAGCGGATGCAAATGTGCCGTATGTCCTCTATAAATCTCCTCAGACAAATCCAGAGATGTCCTGGAGTGACGGCATGCATATCTATGACCAAGGCTTTAACTCAGGTAAGCTAGACCATTGGACAATTGATGGTGATACTAGCAAGGCTACTTTGGTCAAATCCCAAGGTGCCAACGATATGCTCCGTATCCAAGGCAATACATCCAAAGTTAGTCTCAGTCAAAAATTGACTGGCCTGAAACCAAATACCAGCTATGCAGCTTATGTAGGGGTAGACAACCGCAGTACAGCAAAAGCTAGCATTACAGTCAATACAGGCAGTTCAGAAGTTACAAACTATACAAATGAGTCTATTGCTCTGAACTACGTTAAAGCCTATGCTCATAACACATTGAGACAGAATGCGACAGTTGACAATACAAGTTACTTCCAAAATATGTATGTCTTCTTTACGACTGGAGACAATGTGGATAATGTACGCTTGACCCTATCTCGCGATGCAGATGCTGCAGCAACCTATTTTGATGAAATTCGTGTCTTTGAAAATGACTCAACCATGTTTGCAGGTGGTCACAATACAACTGCTGGTACCTTCAAGCAAAACTTTGAGAGTGTTCCGCAAGGTATTTTCCCATTTGTTATCGGTGGTATTGAACGAGTTGAGGACAACCGTACCCACCTAGCAGAAAAACATGCTCCATACACTCAACGTGGCTGGAATGGTAAGAAGGTGGACGATGTCATTGAAGGCACTTGGTCACTCAAGACAAATGGTCTGACAGCTCGCAATAGCATTGTTTACCAAACTATTCCACAAAACTTCCGCTTTGAAGCTGGCAAGGCCTATCGTGTAAGCTTTGATTATGAAGCTGGTTCCAATGGAACTTATGCCTTTGCTATCGGCGAAGGACGATATAACAATGATGCCGGTAGCCTAACGCTGAATCCATTGAACAATTCATGGGAAGATAGTGATAAGGCTAAGAAAGCAAGTTTCTTAGTTACAGGTGCAGATTCTGGCAATACTTGGGTTGGTATCTTCTCAACACGCCGTGGTGGTGATACTAAGGGAGATACTGGTGGAAATGCCAACTTCCGAGGCTACAATGACTTTATGCTAGATAATCTGGTGATTGAAGAAGTTACCTTGACTGGTCACTTGTTGACAACAGATTACTATAACTTGAATACTCCAGTCTTGAATGAAAACTATACTCAAGCAAGTTTGGCACCGTACAAAGAAGCTTTGTTAGCAGTGTCTGCAGCTCCTGAGGATATTAGTATCGAAGATGCTCGTACCTTGATTGCTACTGCCAATACAGCCCGTCAAAATCTTCAAGTGAAGAAAACAGCGATCACAAACGAAGATATTGGCTTGGCTCAGGCTAATGCTCAAGAAGGTGAAGAACTAGCTAAAGCCTTTGATGGCAATCCTTCTACTATCTGGCACACACCATGGAATGGCCGTCATATTAATGAGCCAGCGACAGTGAACCTTCGTAGACCAGTTGACATTCAACGTTTTGAATACGTGCCGAGACAATCAGGCCGTAACGGTATCTTGAAAGCATTGACATTGGTAATTACTGATGATCAAAACGTGGAACATACCTTTACTGGTGCGGATTGGCCAGCAACAAGTGCTACTAAGACAATTGATTTCGGTAAGACAATTAAGGCTAAGAAGATTGTGATTACAGGTACTGCCTCATACGGTGATACTGCAGATCAATTTATGTCTGCTGCTGAATTCCGTTTCTTGACACCTGTTCAGGAAGAAGCCACCCTTGATAAGGCAGCATATGAAGCAGCACTTACTGCAGCACGTTCAGCAGGTAAGACAGCTCTTGTCAAAGAAGTAGAAGACTTTATGGCTTCTGTCGAAGCTGCAAATCTTTTGACAGCAAATATCTTAGATGCTACAGTTGCTCGCTTGAATGCTAGTGAAACACCTGCAAATCCAGGCACGGTTGAGCAACCAGTTGATGAGCCAGTCAAACAAGATGAGGACATTGTCACTGCTAAAGGAGAAAGTACCAAAGCAGATCCTCTTCCGTTAGGGGAATTGCCACCGCTTGTGATTGCAAAAGGTGATAGTGTTAAAGCAGAACCATTACCTGCTTTCGATGGAGGCTTAGTTCCTAACTATGCTCCTACAGCAGCTGCTCTTCCAAGTATTGATCCTGCAAGCTTGGCGAAAGAAGCTGCTAGTCCAAAACCAGCAAAAGCTACTTCAGCTACTTTACCGCAAACAGGTGAAACAACTGAACAAGGCTTGCTCCTAGCAGCTGGTTTAGTAGGTCTAATGGCTATGGCGGCTCGAAGAAGACGATTTGAGTAGTCATTTCAGAAAAAAATACTTAGCTTGTTCTCCAAATACATTAGAGGTAGGTATTGGACCTGCCTCTTTTGTATTGTTTATCGAACCTTTTCACAACCTTATAGCAAAATGGAATTAGAAACAGGACACGTCTAAGTTTATACATTTGAAAATTCTAATATCTAAAAATGCGAAAGTAGAAGGGTTCTATCTACATCTGACTTTCCTAGTCTGATTTTGATTTTCATTGAGTACTACTTGCTCGTCAATGTTCGCTTTATGAAAAAATTTGCTAGATAGGCTATAATATGTCTAGTAGTAAGGAGCAGAAAGGAGTGTCCATGTTAATATTTCCCTTAATCAATGATTTATCTAGAAAAATTATTCATGTAGATATGGATGCTTTTTTTGCTGCCATTGAGGTCAGGGATAATCCTGCTTTGAAGGGCAAACCTGTTATCATTGGGGCTGACCCAAGACTATCTGGCGGTAGAGGAGTGGTGTCTACCTGTAGCTATGAGGCACGTGCCTTTGGCATTCACTCGGCCATGTCCTCAAAAGAGGCCTATGAGCGTTGTCCTCAGGCAATTTTCATTTCTGGCAATTATGAAAAATATCAGGAAGTTGGGCGACAGGTTCGAGAAATTTTCCATCGCTATACTGATTTGGTGGAACCCATGTCTATCGATGAGGCTTACTTGGATGTAACGGAAAATAAGTTGGGCATCAGCTCAGCGGTCAAAATCGCCAAACTCATCCAATACGACATATGGAATGAACTGCATTTGACAGCTTCTGCCGGTGTTTCCTATAATAAATTTTTGGCAAAAATTGCCTCTGATATGGAAAAACCGCACGGTTTGACCTTGATTCTACCTGAAGATGCTGTTGGTATTCTCGCCTCCCTGCCTGTTGAAAAATTTCACGGTGTGGGGAAGAAGACGGTGGAACGCCTGCATGAGATGGGGGTTTACACAGGGAAGGATTTACTAGACGTGCCAGAAATGGTCTTGATAGATCGCTTTGGGCGTTTTGGCTTCGACCTTTATCGGAAAGCGAGGGGGATTTCTAATTCGCCCGTTAAAGTGGACCGTGTTCGTAAGTCAATTGGAAAGGAAAGAACCTATCGCAAACTTCTTTATCGGGAGGAGGATGTCCTGAAAGAGCTAATCAGTCTCTGCCAACGGGTCGCAGCCAGTTTGAAACGAAATGGAAAAAAGGGGCGAACAATTGTTTTAAAGGTACGTTATGGTGACTTTTCTACCTTGACGAAACGTCATAGTCTAGAGGTGTATACGGACCAGACGGAAACGATTGAGAAAGAGGTTCGTCAACTAATTGAAGAAATTGGGAAGATTGAAAAAGGGATTCGTTTGCTGGGTGTGACCGTGACTAATTTTCAAACTTGAGTTCTGTTTCAGTCTATGATAGACTGAAACAAAGGAGAAGAGATGCAAATTTCAAGTAGATTTACCATTGCCAGTCATATTTTGGTCTTGCTGGCCTTGGAGGGAGACAAGGTAAAACAGACCAGCACCAGCATTGCAGGCAGTGTCGGGGTTAATCCTGTCATTATCCGAAATATTTTGTCTCAACTCAAGGAGGCTGGTCTGGTAGAAGTAGCGCGTGGTGTAGGTGGCGCACGTTTGGCCCAAGCACCAGATAAAATTTCCCTCCTTCATGTCTATCAGGCTGTGGAGTTATTTGGAGAAAAAGGTCAATTATTCGCTTTTCATGAGCAACCGAATCCTTCCTGCCAAGTAGGTCGCAATATTCATCCCCTGCTAGATAGCCGTTTGGAAAATGCTCAGTCGGCTTTGGAAAATGAACTTGCTAAGACAAGGCTTGCTGATCTCTTGGCGGAACTATAGACAATATGTAAAGACCCCCAGTTGAGAATTCGTGGATTTACCTGTACACTAGAATAAAAAAACAATCAACTTCTAACAGGAATTACCACACTCAATTGGAGGTCTTATATGTTTCATTTTACCACACTTTTCATCGGAATGGATGTTCACAAAGAAAGTTTTTCACTCTGCTATTATGATATGATGGCGAATCAATTCAAACATAGCACTAAAGTTGGTCCAAATGTTAGCTATATTGTGAACTATGTGAATGAGCTTCGTCGTTTATATGGTCAAGATGCAGAAGTGTTATGTGGCTACGAAGCCGGATGTCTTGGATTTACCCTATATCACCAGCTACAAGCTCACGGGATCCCCTGTATCGTGATGGCGCCTACAACGGTGATGAAGGAAGGATCTAAGCGTGTTAAGACTGATAAAAAAGATGCAGCTCAGCTCGCAAAAGCTCTGGCCTTTCGTAGCTATCGGCCTGTTCATATTCCTACTGTTGAGGATGAACAAGTCAAAGAATATATCCGCATGAGAACAGACCACAAAGTGGCTCTGAAGAAAATCAAACAACAAATTCTTGCCTTCTGTCTCCGACATGATTTTCGCTATACCGAGGGAAGCAGTAATTGGACACAGAAACATGTCCGCTGGCTCCGTTCCCTAAATCCTGATGGACTTTACGCAGAGATTTTGACAGAATATCTATTGACCTATGAGAAATTAGTAGATCAAATAGAACGGTATGATGCACGAATTGAGCAACTGGGTCAAAGCGACAGTTACCAAGAGAAGGTCTCACGGCTTTCTTGCTTTATTGGCATTAAAACACTAACTGCTCTTTCCATTGTGACAGAAATCGGTGATTTTAATCGCTTTGCGACAGCTCAACATTTTGCTTCTTATCTTGGGCTAACTCCTAGCGAAAATTCTAGCGGCGACAAGGAGAGAAGAGGTGCTATCACCAAAGCTGGGAATAGCCATGTGAGACGACTTCTGATAGAAGCTGCACAATCATTGGCTAAGGGGACGATTGGGTATAAATCCACGAATATCAGAGTGGCCAATGCCCGAAGCTAAGAACTAGGCTCTTTCTAGATACTTTTCATTTTTTTATCAGTTCGATTGTTTTTACTTGACAAAGGGCTTTACATATCAGTCGTTTTATTAGGTCAACGTAAGGAGAAACTTTGTTTCCTTATTTCCTACTTCAAACACTCCACTGGACTGTTGAAGTAGTCTGTAGAGTGTTGCCCTAGCACTAAAAGACTAGTTAGTGAATCATCCTTGTGATGATTTTTTTAATTTTCGAGTTGTAACGATTGATATTACAATCAAAATGATTTATACTTTCGTTGTAAATAAAATCATTACAACAAAACAAGTGAGGTAAACAATATGAAAATCGCCATTATTGCAGCAAACGGTCAAGCAGGTCAAGCCATTGCCAAAGAAGCAGTAGAACGTGGTCATCTGGTGACGGCCGTTGTCCGTTCTGAAAACAAGAGCGCAGCCCAGGAAGTGATCCAAAAAGATGCTTTTGCACTTAGCAAGGAAGACTTGGCGGGCTTTGATGTAGTAGTAAATGCTTTTGGTGCTTGGACACCAGAAACCTTGCCGGATCACGCTCGTCTTGCTGAGCATCTAGCGACCATCCTTGCTGGTAGTCCAACTCGTCTTTTAGTAGTTGGTGGTGCAGGCAGTCTTTATTTAGACGAGAGCCAGACAGCTATGCTGAAAGATACACCAGATTTCCCTACGGAATACCTGCCAATCGCTGAGGCTATGGGTGCTGGTCTAGACCTCTATCGTCAGGCGATAGCAGTTAACTGGACCTACATCAGCCCAGCAGCCGATTTTGATGCAGAAGGTCAAAAAGCAGGTGCCTACACTTTGGCTGGCGAGGTTTTCCAAGTCAATGCCCAAGGTGAAAGCTATATTAGTTATGCCGACTATGCTGTGGCTTTGGTTGACATTGCGGAAAAAGGTGGCTACCAGCAAGAACGAATTTCGGTTTTTGCATCATAAAATAGTAGAAAGATAGTTCCCATCGTGGAATTATCTTTTTTATTTTTTTGGTTTATATAGTATAATAATATGTACAAAACAAAAAAGGAGTTCCCTATGATTCACTTAATTTGTCCCAATCCAGCCCTAGACCGCACGCTTCTTGTGGAAAAGATTGAAAAGAATATTCCCCTGAGACCGACGGAAGTGAGGGATTATCCTGGTGGAAAAAGTTTCAACGTAGCCTATGCACTTCGAGAAAATGGAGTGACAGACTACACTATCCATACCATTTTAGGTGGGCAGATTGGTCGCTACATTCAGGACCTCAATGTCCAAAAGGGAAATCAATTGCAGGTCGTTGAAAATAATCAGAACACAAGAACCTGCAATATTTACGTAGAAACCAGCACAGGCGACGTCGTTCTTTTCTATGAAAAAGGCTTTGAACTGACAGAGGACCTACTTAATCAATTTACCCAGCAGATAGAAACTAGCCTAGAGGCTGGCGATATCCTAGTCTTTTCAGGCAGTCTCATGAAGGGCATGCCGGATGATTATATTCAGCGATTTATTGAAAAATATCCAGAGGTCTTGACCATTGTGGATACCAGTGGACCAGCCTTACAAGCTGCCTATCAAGCTCGCCCAGCCTTGATTAAAATCAATAATGAAGAGCTCAAGGACATCTATCCAGATCTGGATGAAGAAAGTCCAGCGGACATTTTGCG is part of the Streptococcus suis genome and harbors:
- a CDS encoding endo-alpha-N-acetylgalactosaminidase family protein; this encodes MRAYSKELFSKKNRYSIRKLTVGAASVIVGISLFSGGTVLAEGTALADTPVETIENNDVSNTNEGVVDQDSSQTDEVVATDIEAVRTELNFAQSESQEVAAEWTPTSTPAGTVEVVEEEGIRYNRLSSVAGQDNSTNIGTFENSDLKMNADGSAEVSLSFVERSEPEKARFGVYLNHTDQNKHVLVGYDKGGWFWEYKSPSGSTWYQGQRVPAPERNVLYELSVNLTSTGEISASIISDSMTEAQELFAAKQIPEAAWNDLKNTRSAKLKVTSRDADRTVVDIVAKNQEGVSETASQPITNATTGTGTPITPTAPTTPTPVATENTAPTTIGPDWRPASTVQGTVGVVEVNGVRYNALASTTSNNNSENVALFVKEGLTVDASDNANLAVTFVENSEAGHGRFGVYLKHRDERNHIFVGYDNGGWFWEYKVNGQGNYLSNRSVQAPTKGSTNRLEISYKSDGQLNATVNGQNLFDTYTVGTEVRQALANDKRIALKLGTYGQQLTKVNVVADNQDGVKPVETTTEDAIVLNDSNVSYETLASDVLTAKIDRAFPRVREYTFNGNKVFGQVHSLNSLRINNVKVTPTVTYNKVDDKTAHYVLDVVDEANKINASIKVQIKVEGKELHFDVLEVNNRNQVTYGAEIDDVAKLIQTIAFDENNLVSVASHQTDAKFDGSRMSTHTHRTGDEHIQLQDGVNYQRQGYMYGFVSTDQFAAAVWSNSQNSYGGGASDFTRLTTNSHRYTVDGETGVHLGIASSPWRWEGAHNGVVYPEYTLELPSAKVVFAADANNDNKVDWQDGAIAYRDIMNNPKGHEYVPELVAYRIAMNFGSQAQNPFLMTLDGIKKIALHTDGLGQSILLKGYGSEGHDSGHLNYADIGKRIGGTEDFKTLIEKSQPYGAKLGIHVNASETYPESQYFSEEILRRQANGDYAYGWNWIDQGINISGHYDLAHNRLKRWEDLKKELGDGLDFIYVDVWGNGQSGGENAWETHVLAKEINMQGWRNAFEWGYAGEYDSTFQHWAADLTYGGYTLKGINSNIARFIRNHQKDSWVGDYPAYGGAANYPLLGGYDMKDFEGWQGRSDYNGYITNLFANNLMTKYIQHFQVTNWKNGDPVRMRDNGETYTWVPEMEITLKDKANNTLVLTRKSNDVKNEGYRQRTVTLNGRKIQDGAAYLVPWNWDANGNDLTSDKHKMYYFNEEAGATTWTLPSDWTGNKVYLYKLTELGKTDVQELAVTNGQITIQADANVPYVLYKSPQTNPEMSWSDGMHIYDQGFNSGKLDHWTIDGDTSKATLVKSQGANDMLRIQGNTSKVSLSQKLTGLKPNTSYAAYVGVDNRSTAKASITVNTGSSEVTNYTNESIALNYVKAYAHNTLRQNATVDNTSYFQNMYVFFTTGDNVDNVRLTLSRDADAAATYFDEIRVFENDSTMFAGGHNTTAGTFKQNFESVPQGIFPFVIGGIERVEDNRTHLAEKHAPYTQRGWNGKKVDDVIEGTWSLKTNGLTARNSIVYQTIPQNFRFEAGKAYRVSFDYEAGSNGTYAFAIGEGRYNNDAGSLTLNPLNNSWEDSDKAKKASFLVTGADSGNTWVGIFSTRRGGDTKGDTGGNANFRGYNDFMLDNLVIEEVTLTGHLLTTDYYNLNTPVLNENYTQASLAPYKEALLAVSAAPEDISIEDARTLIATANTARQNLQVKKTAITNEDIGLAQANAQEGEELAKAFDGNPSTIWHTPWNGRHINEPATVNLRRPVDIQRFEYVPRQSGRNGILKALTLVITDDQNVEHTFTGADWPATSATKTIDFGKTIKAKKIVITGTASYGDTADQFMSAAEFRFLTPVQEEATLDKAAYEAALTAARSAGKTALVKEVEDFMASVEAANLLTANILDATVARLNASETPANPGTVEQPVDEPVKQDEDIVTAKGESTKADPLPLGELPPLVIAKGDSVKAEPLPAFDGGLVPNYAPTAAALPSIDPASLAKEAASPKPAKATSATLPQTGETTEQGLLLAAGLVGLMAMAARRRRFE
- the dinB gene encoding DNA polymerase IV; translation: MLIFPLINDLSRKIIHVDMDAFFAAIEVRDNPALKGKPVIIGADPRLSGGRGVVSTCSYEARAFGIHSAMSSKEAYERCPQAIFISGNYEKYQEVGRQVREIFHRYTDLVEPMSIDEAYLDVTENKLGISSAVKIAKLIQYDIWNELHLTASAGVSYNKFLAKIASDMEKPHGLTLILPEDAVGILASLPVEKFHGVGKKTVERLHEMGVYTGKDLLDVPEMVLIDRFGRFGFDLYRKARGISNSPVKVDRVRKSIGKERTYRKLLYREEDVLKELISLCQRVAASLKRNGKKGRTIVLKVRYGDFSTLTKRHSLEVYTDQTETIEKEVRQLIEEIGKIEKGIRLLGVTVTNFQT
- a CDS encoding Rrf2 family transcriptional regulator, translated to MQISSRFTIASHILVLLALEGDKVKQTSTSIAGSVGVNPVIIRNILSQLKEAGLVEVARGVGGARLAQAPDKISLLHVYQAVELFGEKGQLFAFHEQPNPSCQVGRNIHPLLDSRLENAQSALENELAKTRLADLLAEL
- a CDS encoding IS110 family transposase, coding for MFHFTTLFIGMDVHKESFSLCYYDMMANQFKHSTKVGPNVSYIVNYVNELRRLYGQDAEVLCGYEAGCLGFTLYHQLQAHGIPCIVMAPTTVMKEGSKRVKTDKKDAAQLAKALAFRSYRPVHIPTVEDEQVKEYIRMRTDHKVALKKIKQQILAFCLRHDFRYTEGSSNWTQKHVRWLRSLNPDGLYAEILTEYLLTYEKLVDQIERYDARIEQLGQSDSYQEKVSRLSCFIGIKTLTALSIVTEIGDFNRFATAQHFASYLGLTPSENSSGDKERRGAITKAGNSHVRRLLIEAAQSLAKGTIGYKSTNIRVANARS
- a CDS encoding NAD(P)-dependent oxidoreductase, which codes for MKIAIIAANGQAGQAIAKEAVERGHLVTAVVRSENKSAAQEVIQKDAFALSKEDLAGFDVVVNAFGAWTPETLPDHARLAEHLATILAGSPTRLLVVGGAGSLYLDESQTAMLKDTPDFPTEYLPIAEAMGAGLDLYRQAIAVNWTYISPAADFDAEGQKAGAYTLAGEVFQVNAQGESYISYADYAVALVDIAEKGGYQQERISVFAS
- a CDS encoding 1-phosphofructokinase family hexose kinase translates to MIHLICPNPALDRTLLVEKIEKNIPLRPTEVRDYPGGKSFNVAYALRENGVTDYTIHTILGGQIGRYIQDLNVQKGNQLQVVENNQNTRTCNIYVETSTGDVVLFYEKGFELTEDLLNQFTQQIETSLEAGDILVFSGSLMKGMPDDYIQRFIEKYPEVLTIVDTSGPALQAAYQARPALIKINNEELKDIYPDLDEESPADILRILKEVTPHENIIITMGGKGSLAKIGQRFFRIQSPKKETRNPIAAGDFYLGLLVKGISQGQDPEIFLKEAAAFATANCLNYFPEVEAEQFAEIAGKVVLEQV